GGGCAACGATTGGTCGTGATTGCCAGCAGCACCGGCGGCCCCGCAGCGCTGGTGAACGTGCTGCCGAGCTTGGGCTTGGACGCCAAGGCGAGCTTGATCATCGTGCAACACATGTCCGCGGGCTTCACCGAGGCGTTGGCTGCGCAGCTGTCCGAGCGCGCGGCATTCCCAGTGAAGGAAGCCAGGGGCGGCGAAGAACTCGCACCGGGCAGCGCCTTCGTGGCTCAGGGCGGCGCGCACTTGGTGGTGGAGCGCGGCGCGCGGCTGTCGCTCTCTACGGATCCGCCAGTGCATGGCGTGCGCCCGGCCGCAGACGTCACGCTGAAGAGCGCAGCGCAAGTGTTCGGGGCGCGAGCCATTGGCGTGGTCTTGACCGGCATGGGTCGCGATGGCGCCATGGGCCTGGCGGCGATCAAAGCGGCGGGAGGTCGCACCGTGGCGCAAGACAAGGACTCTTCCACGGTGTACGGCATGCCCCGAGCCGCCGTGGAGCTGGGCGTAGTCGACGAAGTAGTGCCGCTGGGACGAGTCGGACGCGTCGTCAGCCGCTTGGTGACGGACTAGCGATGAGCGATTCTGAAGCGACGAAGGTTGCGGAGCTGTATCGCGACGCCCGCAAACGTCACGAGGCCGAGGCTGAGCGCATCGCCGCGCGCTCCCGCTTGGTGTCGAACCTGCGCGGGCTGACCTTTGGCGTCTTCGTCGTCGCGGCGCTGTGGGGTCTGTTCGGGGGCGCACCGCAGACCGGCGGCCTGCTGTCCCTCGCCGCCTTGGTGGTGTTCTTCGTACTGATCACCGTGCACGCGCGCATCCTGGCCCGCGAAGACACGGAGCGGCGTCACGCCTTGGTCAACGAGCACGCGGAGAAACGCGTGACCGGCCGCTTTCGCGAGCTGCCTGAAGACGGAAGTGCGCTCAAACCCGTCGGCCACCTCTACGCCGACGACCTGGACGTGTTCGGGCCGGGCTCCTTGTTTCAGCGCATGAGCACTGCCCACACCACCCTGGGCAAGCGCACCTTGGCGACTTGGCTGGGTGGCCCCGCCACGACCGACGCCATCCTGGCGCGCCAAGACGCAGTCCGTGAGCTCGCACCACAGCTCGACCTGCGACAGCGCTTGGAAGCCCTCGCGCTCTTTGCAGTGTTGGATCCGAGCGCACGCAAACCAGGGCAGCTCAAACGCGCGCCGGATCCCGAACCCTTCGTGGCCTGGGCGGAGAGCGAGCCCACGCTGCTCACGAACACCGCATTGGTTTGGGCCAGCCGCATCTTGCCGGTGTTCACGACGGCGGCCCTGGCGGGCTTGATCTGGCTGGGAACGCCCGCGTGGTGGTTCACCCTGCCGCTCTTGGCGCAGCTGTTCTTGTTGACGAAGACGCGGGAAGCGACGGCCCGAGCCTTCAACGCCGTGTCCACCTCCGAAGGCGCGTTCTCGCGCTACGGCGCGATGCTGAGCTTGGTGGAAGGCCTGGACGTGAAGGCCGCTCTGCTGAGCGAACTCAAGGCAGAGCTGGTGACGAAGGGCATGCCGCCGTCCCAAGCCATGCGCCGCTTGGGCCGAGCGGTGGGTTGGTTCGAGTTGCGTCACAACGGCTTGGTGCATCCCTTCGCCAACGCGCTGCTGCTGTGGGACGTGCACTGCGTGCTGATGTTGGAAGGGTGGCAGCGCGACAGCGGTAAGGCCACGCGTCGCTGGCTCACGCGCCTGGGCGAGCTGGAAGCACTGGCGTCTTTCGCGGCGTTTCGTCACGATGAGGGCACGACGTGCTTTCCCGAGATCGTCTCGACGGCGGGAACCTTTCGCGCCGAGTCGCTCGCGCATCCCCTGCTGAAGCGTGACGAACGCATCGCCAACGACGTGACCCTGGCCAGCGGTGGCGAAGCGCTATTGGTCACGGGCTCCAACATGTCCGGCAAGAGCACCATGCTGCGCGCCATGGGCTTGGCGGCAGTGATGGGCCTCGCGGGCGCCCCGGTGTGTGCGTCGTCTTTGCAGCTGTCGCGCCTGGCCGTGCGCACCAGCATTCGCGTCAGCGACTCTTTGGAGCGCGGGGTCAGCCACTTCTACGCCGAGGTCGAGAAGCTGGCCGCAGTGATGCGCTCGACGAGCGGCGAGCTACCGGTGTTCTTCCTGCTCGACGAGATCTTGCACGGCACCAATTCCCGCGAGCGTCAGGTCGGCGCGCGCTGGGTGCTCGCACAAATGCTGCAGCACGGCGCGTCCGGCGCCATCTCCACCCACGACATGGAACTCTGCCGGCTGCCCGACGAACTGATGGCGCACGTGCAACTGGTGCACTTCCGCGAGAGCGTCCAAGACGGCAAGATGACCTTCGACTACAAGCTCCGCCAAGGCCCCGTCACCTCGGGCAACGCCCTACGCGTGATGCAGCTAGCCGGCCTCGACGTGCCGTTGGAGTGACGGGGCGTTGGAGTGACGGGGCGTTGGAGGGACGGGGCGTTGGAGGGACGGGGCGTTCCGATGGAGTAACGGCATGCCGTTGGAGGGACGGGGCGTTGGCGGGACGCGGCGTTCCGATGGAGTAACGGCCATGCCGTTGGAGGGACGGGGATTTCGTGGGACGGAGTATTGTGGGCGGGCTGGAGGGATCGAGGGACCGGGGCGGGACAGGTATGGTGCGCTCGGTCTTACACGACTTTCAGCGCGCCCTCCTTCGAACGCGCTTCGCGATACCCGACGGGGTGGGATTCCGAAGCGTCACGCGCCTGTATCGCCACCTTGAGACAAAGCAACGCCCCCATCGGGCGCCCTCCTTCGAACGCGCTTCGCGATACCCGACGGGGTAGGGTTCCGAAGCGTCTCGCGTGTCTCAACGCGGTGCGCCTCGGCCGAAGGCACGCGCGCAAGCCAGTCAGCCGACCGTGTAGGTTGGGGAGAGGAAGATGGAAAGGCACGTGATCGCTACGTCAACGTCCACGAGATCGAGGGAGCCATCCGCCCTGGGCTTGATCACAGGAGTGCGTATCGACCAAATGACCGGGACCGAGAGTCGCTCGCATCCGGCGAGCACGAGGATAGTTCCTCACCCCCTTTGCGACGAACACGCATCGCGAGCTGGTTGTGCGACGCCGTGAAATGCCATAGCTGGGCTGGGCGACACTACCGACGAGTTCCTGCAAGTCCTCTGAGGTCAACATGCGCCATCCCTGCCACAACGGTAGCGGCGAATCATGGCGATCGCGAACGCGAACTCGCTCCATGCTGTGTACGACGTCGTCGTGGCTCCATCTAATCCCGGTGGAAGCTCGCGGTTGATGGTGATCACGCACAGAACTCAGCGGCTATTCTGTCCGCTGTGACCTCTACGAATGTTCCCACCGGAACACCTTCGATGACACCTGCAACATCGAAACGCAACCCGTCCGCCTCCAACACCTCCCCCTCGCGAATCCTGCCCCTCACACGGTACCGGCCATTCGACAAGTGTTTCAACGATACATCCGCGCCGTCCAAGACACTGGGCTGATCATCATCCAGAGACTCTAGGGACAAACGCACTCGATAGGTTTCTCCGACGACAACTGGATTGGGGCAAACGTGCACAAAGACCTCGAGAACATGCCTTCCAAAGGAAAGTCGCATAACCTCCACGATGTCCGAATCCTGTCCAAGCAAGACGGCGTCAATCGCAGCATCCTTCGAACCGACCTGTCTGTGCCCAGTAGCTTCCATGGCTAGTCTTCACGCTTCAGCGACACCTCGGTCGGGTATCGCTGATGGATAGAATATAGCCTGGGTGCCCCCCCGCGTCTCGGCGGCGCTCGCGCGTGCGCTCGTTGGCGACAACGCGTCTTCAGATTCGGCGCCGCCTCGCCGATCCCCCGCCGAGCTCGTGCTCATGCGACGCTTGGGAATCCCCGAAGGGGGGCAGGCGGCGCTCGCGGTTGCCAAATGATGACTTCTCTTTCACATACAGCCGCCTGCACAGTCCCTAAAGGGATTCCCTTCGGTCACGCGCGAGCGGGGGGGATGAGCGCGGCATGATGCGTCGTGGTGTCGGACCGCGATGCTGTGGGCGGTGCGATTGCGTCTAGGCGTCCATGGTGGCGGACCGCGATGCTGTGTGCGCTGGCGTTGTTCTGGAGCTGCTGGCGCCTAGCGACCGAATACCTCGTCCAGCGTGCTCATGGTCAGAATGCGCTCGGCGAGGACATCGAGTTGCTCGACTGAGCTGTGCTCCACCAGCGACACATCCTCGGCGGACAACGGGCCAAACTTGAGGATCAGCAGCTTGAGCACGACTTCTGCTTTGCCTTCTGCTTTGCCTTCTGCTTTGCCTTCTGCTCTGCCTTCTGCCTTGCCCTCAGCTTTGCCTTCTGCTCTTAGAATCTGTGCTCCGGTCATGAATGCTTCCTCCACCTTTGGACCCAGCTGCCTGAAAAGCTGGTGCACTCCCTCGGGTCGGGTATCGCTGATGGATAGGATATAGCGCACCAAGGACGCGAGCAACGTCACCCCGTTGCGGGTAGCCGCGGCGTCTTGCAGCAATGCCGCGCAACCCTCCAGCAAGGGCAGGAAATCCTGCTCCAGACGCGCTCGGCTCATGCAGATCAGGGTCAGGCGCGCGACCGAAGTCATTACCCGTCCGCGTAGATCCTCGGCCTGAGCGGCCGAGAGGTCGTCCAACAGGTAGGTGAAACGCGGGCTCAGCGGCTGAAGTGCTTCGCGCTCCGCTCCATCCATGTCGAGCAGGTCCTCGAAGTGCATAGCCGAAGTCCAGCCCTCCTTGCTGTGGTGCACCACCATGGGCACGATGACGGGTAGGCGCTTCGCCGCTGGTTCCTTGTGAAGGAAGTCCTGCCAGAGCTTGACCATGTAGACCAGCAAACGAAATGGCATCCATCGGTCGGGCTTACTCTGGTGCTCCATGAGCAAGTAGAGAAACGCCTTGCGCCCCGAGAGCATCACCGAAAACGCAACGTCCGCTCGCTTGTTGGACAGCTCTTCCTCGACGAAGCTCACGGGGAGCTTCTCCAAGGTACTCCAGTCGATGCACTGCACGATGCTTGCGGGCAAGAGCACGCGCAACTCGCCCTCGGCGTGCTCGGGATTCGAGAACACCAACCGGAACAGCGAGTCATGCAGCGTGCGCATTGCGTGACTCTACACCTCTGCCGGCGAACTCGACACCGCAACGCTCCACAGGCCGTCGAGCAACGTCGGCGAGCGCAGCGCCGCCGCTCGCGGACAGGCTCATTCGCGATGTTGCGCGTCCGCTCCGCCGTGTCGCCGGGGCCTTGCAAGAGCGCGCACGCCGCGCGCCACGGCGTGCAATGTTTCCTGGTGCGCGACGGTCACGTGGTCGATGGCGAAGTAGTGCGGCTCGTCGCCGTGTCACGCGGCCTGTCCCGCAAGGGGATTCCCTTCGGTCTCGCGAATTGGATGCAAGGCCCCGCCGCCCCGGCGGGCCGGGTGTAGTCATGCATCGCTCGTCTCGCTGTTCGCTCGCCGCCATCGCTGCTGAGCGCCGTCGCACGCCTACGGTTTCCGAGCGCCGGCTTTGGCTCCGGCTGAAAGGCTCGCAGCTTGGGGTTGCCTTCCGCCGTGAATATGTCGTTGGGTCCTTCATCCTCGACCTCGCCGCGCCATCTCGGCGCCTCGCGGTTGAGTGGTACGGATCACAATGCACACCTCGCTAAGTGTCGAATAATAGGAGCTTGCGTTGGCCCGGCAGAGGTTTTTCGCCCTTTCGGGCGCCCTTGATGGCCGCGATGAGCGCTTCGATCTTCGGGTCTTCGATCGATTCTTGCGTGAAGATCCAAGGCCCGTTTGCGAGTGGGTGGTCTGCCGCGATCTCTCCCCGCTCGGCTGCGCGGCGGAGAGTCAGCGGTGCAATGCCGAGCTGAGCCGCTGCGCTCTTCAGCGTGAGCCACCCGTTTGCGGTGCGTCTGGCGGCGGTGTTGCCGGGAATATTGTTGCGCCGTCGGATCCCGCCGACGCTACCCTGGGTCCAACGGTTGCCGTTGGCGGTGAGGACGCCATTCTTGTTGAGCAATCCAGCGATCATTTCGTCCCCGCATACTCGCGCGAGACTGCGTATCGCATCGACGATGTTCTCGGGCGTTTCGCGCGAAAGGCCACGTCGGCGTCGTCGTACTCGAAGCTCCGTGTGCACGCCTCCGGCCCAGTGGATCGTGAGGACAATCTCGTTTGCCTGATCGTCGGGGTCGACGATGATCTCGTTGATCAATGTACGCACGATGCGCTTCTTGAGGCGCACGTCGGCTTTCGGGTCGTTCCAAACCGCGCTGAGGTCACTCGCCAAGCGCAGAAACTCCTCGCGACTCGTCACTATCTGCGGACGCTTCCTCGAGCGCTCGACTTCGATGCGTTGCTCGAGTTCGCCGACACGCACCAGGGCAGCGTTCCACCGAGTCTCCAGCTCATCTGCGACGAGGCGATTCAGTGGGTCGACTGCTTCGTAACGCCGGCACGCACGATCCGCGACATAGCGCGCCTCTTTCAGCTCGGTCTCGATCATGGCGATCAGACCGTCGTGCGAGTTGCTCACCTCATCGGCCGCGAGCAGAGCAACATCGATTGCGGCAGGTTCCAGGACGCGCAAGGTTTCATCGGACACCTGAGCATCAACGTCCTTGCCGCCGAACGAGATGCATCGCACGTCACTTGCTCGCAACGCAGAGCGGTCGCACGTGTACCGTGGAACATCACCGCGTCCGCAGTACGCCACGCGCATCCTACTGCCACAGCGTCTGCATCGTAGCAATCCGACGAGCAGTGCCGGCCCCCGCTTGATCGCGCCCACGTTCGGACTGCAAAACCGGTAGCTGTTTCCCCTGAGCACTTCCTGAATCCGCTCCCAGACGTCCCAGCTCAGGTATGCCTCGTGATGGTTCTGGAGCAAGACCGACCACTCGCTCCGCGGCCGGGCAACGATCCGCCGCCTCGGCTGTCCCCCTCGGGCATCCGTCACCGTCGACGTCTTGCCGTAGGCGTACACGCCCGCGTACATCGGGTTCGTTAGAATGTTCTGCACCCTCCGCTGTGACGCGCGCTTCCAGAGCACCGCGTCGCCACCGTGCCCAATGACTCCGACGGGTAGTTCGAGGTCGTGCTTCAGCAACCACAGCATCACCTGACGTGCGCTGTTCAACTCGAGGAACTTCGTGAACACCAACGTGACTGCTCGCTGGACGCGTTGGTCAGGGTCCTTCTCAATCCCGTTGTCCGCGTGTACGTAGCCAACAGGCAGCCGAATAGAAAGCTCGCCGCGTGCCGCCTTCTGGTGGCGGGCTTCGTGGGCCCTGACCCGCAGCAAGTCCAGCTCGTACTCGCTCAAGCTTCCCTTCACTCCGAGCAACAGTCGGTCATTCGCTCGCTGCGGATCGTAAACGACATCCTGATCGATAAGCAACGTGTCAAACATCCGGCAGAGTTCGACAAGGTGATGCCAGTCCTTGTTGTTGCGCGCGAAGCGAGAGATCTCGCGCGCAGCGACCGCGCCAACATCGCCTTGACAGACTTCGGCGATCATCCGCTGGAATCCCGTGCGCGTCGACGATGAAGCTCCGGACTGACCGAGGTCGTCGTCGACCACATCCACATCGCGCCATCCAAGTGACTCCAGGCGCTGCTGCATCAAGTACTGAAGTCGTCGGCTTTCCTGGTGGTGTTCAACCTGATGCTGTGAGGATTGTCGAACGTACAGGATGGCTTTTCGAGCGCGATGATGGTCGCCGATCCTCGCGTCACTCATCGTCCACCTCCCCGGCCTGTTTTCGTTCCAGCTTGGAGCGAAGCATCTCGGCGAGACGCGCGGTCACCTCTCGGCGCGCTTCGCTGGGCAGGTCCTTCCATATCGCGCTTCCTCTGCTTTGTGGCTCTTGCATTCGAAGTCGAACTTCCACGATTAACTCGAGCTGGCGCATCGACACCTCCAACGCTTGGGGGGACCTGTCGATCTTGATCCTCACCTGCATGGAGGTTCCAATCCGCCGCGAGAAGTTCTTTCAAACTCACCAACGCGTCGATGGAAACGGCGGGCTGCGCCTCCAGATGCAGCGCCGCGCACTGCACTCGGTCGAACATCCACGCGGGGACGCGAAAACAATCGCCTCGGTCGTCCTCGGAAAGATGACAGCGGAGTACTGTCTCGCCGATACGAGTAAGCTCACCGCGAACGACGACTTCTCGCCCGAACAGTGGATGCCAGCGATACTCCACGCGGCGACGACAGATGTTCTGGGTAGTGTGAGCCCGGCTTCGAGGTTGATGGTGCCTATCATGCCCGCGTGGCCGCCAAGGATGCGCGCCGAGATCGTGAGCTGGCGCGGCTTGGCTGGCGTGTTGTCCGCCTGGATGCCGCGCTCGTCATGGCGGATGTCGAAGCGGCTGTGCAGCGGGTGCGTGAGGCGCTCGAGCCCTGATGCGTGCCCAGCGACACCGCCGTGTCGCTGGGCTTCGTCGGGCTAGGTTGTCAAAGAACGGTCGCCAAAGGCGAGAGCGGCATCGCTCGAGAATGATTCTATCGTGGTCACGCTGACCGCCAGCCGCGAATCGCCTGCGATGAAGCGGGAATGTGAAGGTTGTCTGGCATGCTCAATGAGCGTGCCAGGACGCTTCGGTGCTGAGCGCCGTTGAGCGCGAGCAAGACTGGCGGCACTACCCGAACCGAGCCGCGTGCCCCGCCTGTGCTCGTGGTAACGAAGTTCCGCGGACGCGAGCACTTGCCGATCGTCGAACTCCGCGACGCGGCGTAGGCGGACAAGTGTGCGCTCTGCGCAACGCGCCAACCCGACGCGCAGCGGGTGAGGTGTGCGCACGCGGAGGCGATCCTGGTGCGATCGGGTCCGAACAGGTCGTCCATCACCGTGCTCACCCCGCCGCGCGTCGTCTTGGCGACGATCTTGGGGGGCAATGCAGTGATGGAAACAGGGTCATTTTTGCGGGGATCTCACGATGAAGAACCGGTGGACCAATACAGCCCCTAGGAAGTCCAAAGATTCGTGGTCCGGTGCACTCGCCAGTGACTGCCCGTGCGCTTCACCCACACCAACGCACCTCGACCGTTGAGATCCCCGGTGGTGAACTCAACGTAGACGAGCGCATCGGTGCCCGCATTTGTGAATGCAACGCGCGAGAATTCTAGGAAGGCATCCGCATGTGGAAACCTCCGCCTCAGTGCGGACCAGGCCCGCCCGCGTTCCGACAGGCCTGCAACTGCAACCCCAAGCGGTTTGAACCTATCCAGCAACTCGGCTTCTTTGCGCACGCGATCGTTGCGAAGAAACGCGACCGCCAAGGGTCGCGAGAGCCCAGGTAGTCGACCGCATAGCCATCCTTCGACATCCGGCTCGGAACGCTTCAGCTGACTCACCATTTCGCTCGGCCATCGCGTTCGTGAGCTCAGAACAGCGCTCCCGATTTGCCCAGCCAAGAGGTCTTGAAGGACGGTCCGGTAGACGCTGTACGTGTTTGCGTCGGTTTCTACGATGCGCGGGGAAGGTTCACGACCAGCCAAGCTGTCCGGGGCCGGCAGCGCAGGCAGCCCGTTGCCACTCACCGCGGTGTGCCCGCAAGCCGCCGAAAGTCCTAGAAGCAACAACGCTGGCACCAAGCGTAGCCTATTCCGACGGCTTGATGTCCTCAGCCTCGACCTGGTACTCACCTCGCGATTCAAGCTGATTGGCATATTGTTCGTATCCGGCCGCAAATGACTTTGCGATTTCCTCCCCTCTGGCCGCAGCCGCGCGTTCGGCAGTCGCTTTTGCGCGGAGGTCGTCAATCGTCGCATTGTAGCGTGCGACTGCTCCCCCAACAATATCGTCGATGCGGATCTGACGCACTTCACCGTACCTTGCTGTCCGCGTATCCGTTCGGAGAATATCCAACCGTCGACCGGCGAGCCAGGGCTCCGGGCGCGGATGCTTTCCTCCAGAGATCATGTAGTGCCCTGCTTCGTGCGCCATGACGCCCAGCTTGCGCAGCTCCTCCAGTGGAAACACACCAAACTTGCCGGCCAGCACGTAGGCGGCTGTGTCCCTCTCCTTCTCTCTTCCCTCCAACGGACGGATCTCTGCTTGGTTGCGAGCACCCGGTCGCGGGAGACGCTTCCCTTCCGCATATGCGGCCCGGCGGCGCGTGTCGTCCCAGATGTTCCGCAGCTTAGGGCTGAGTTCAAACGAGACTGTTCGCGTCACGCCCTTTTCGTCGGTATGGGACCAGCTCTTCTCTCTCCAGACCCGGTCAAAGTCAGCTTTCATTAGAGCGATCGCACCAGTCCCTCGGCTGTCTCGCCCATAGACCTCAACGTCAACTCGCACGCGGATACTCGTCTTCGTAATCAGCACGCTGAAGTCTAGTCCGAGCCGATCCACGACGATCAATGCACGGCCGCCCCCGTACGCATACGGGTTCAAGTCCGCCTCCCCCGGTGCGTGCACCGCCAACGGATCCGCACTCGCCCACCGCTGCAGGTTCGTGGAGAGGAACCTCTTCCCGAAGTACGTCAGCCCAACTTCGACATCGTCCTC
The nucleotide sequence above comes from Polyangiaceae bacterium. Encoded proteins:
- a CDS encoding recombinase family protein, coding for MSDARIGDHHRARKAILYVRQSSQHQVEHHQESRRLQYLMQQRLESLGWRDVDVVDDDLGQSGASSSTRTGFQRMIAEVCQGDVGAVAAREISRFARNNKDWHHLVELCRMFDTLLIDQDVVYDPQRANDRLLLGVKGSLSEYELDLLRVRAHEARHQKAARGELSIRLPVGYVHADNGIEKDPDQRVQRAVTLVFTKFLELNSARQVMLWLLKHDLELPVGVIGHGGDAVLWKRASQRRVQNILTNPMYAGVYAYGKTSTVTDARGGQPRRRIVARPRSEWSVLLQNHHEAYLSWDVWERIQEVLRGNSYRFCSPNVGAIKRGPALLVGLLRCRRCGSRMRVAYCGRGDVPRYTCDRSALRASDVRCISFGGKDVDAQVSDETLRVLEPAAIDVALLAADEVSNSHDGLIAMIETELKEARYVADRACRRYEAVDPLNRLVADELETRWNAALVRVGELEQRIEVERSRKRPQIVTSREEFLRLASDLSAVWNDPKADVRLKKRIVRTLINEIIVDPDDQANEIVLTIHWAGGVHTELRVRRRRRGLSRETPENIVDAIRSLARVCGDEMIAGLLNKNGVLTANGNRWTQGSVGGIRRRNNIPGNTAARRTANGWLTLKSAAAQLGIAPLTLRRAAERGEIAADHPLANGPWIFTQESIEDPKIEALIAAIKGARKGEKPLPGQRKLLLFDT
- a CDS encoding DNA mismatch repair protein MutS; its protein translation is MSDSEATKVAELYRDARKRHEAEAERIAARSRLVSNLRGLTFGVFVVAALWGLFGGAPQTGGLLSLAALVVFFVLITVHARILAREDTERRHALVNEHAEKRVTGRFRELPEDGSALKPVGHLYADDLDVFGPGSLFQRMSTAHTTLGKRTLATWLGGPATTDAILARQDAVRELAPQLDLRQRLEALALFAVLDPSARKPGQLKRAPDPEPFVAWAESEPTLLTNTALVWASRILPVFTTAALAGLIWLGTPAWWFTLPLLAQLFLLTKTREATARAFNAVSTSEGAFSRYGAMLSLVEGLDVKAALLSELKAELVTKGMPPSQAMRRLGRAVGWFELRHNGLVHPFANALLLWDVHCVLMLEGWQRDSGKATRRWLTRLGELEALASFAAFRHDEGTTCFPEIVSTAGTFRAESLAHPLLKRDERIANDVTLASGGEALLVTGSNMSGKSTMLRAMGLAAVMGLAGAPVCASSLQLSRLAVRTSIRVSDSLERGVSHFYAEVEKLAAVMRSTSGELPVFFLLDEILHGTNSRERQVGARWVLAQMLQHGASGAISTHDMELCRLPDELMAHVQLVHFRESVQDGKMTFDYKLRQGPVTSGNALRVMQLAGLDVPLE
- a CDS encoding Rpn family recombination-promoting nuclease/putative transposase, with the protein product MRTLHDSLFRLVFSNPEHAEGELRVLLPASIVQCIDWSTLEKLPVSFVEEELSNKRADVAFSVMLSGRKAFLYLLMEHQSKPDRWMPFRLLVYMVKLWQDFLHKEPAAKRLPVIVPMVVHHSKEGWTSAMHFEDLLDMDGAEREALQPLSPRFTYLLDDLSAAQAEDLRGRVMTSVARLTLICMSRARLEQDFLPLLEGCAALLQDAAATRNGVTLLASLVRYILSISDTRPEGVHQLFRQLGPKVEEAFMTGAQILRAEGKAEGKAEGRAEGKAEGKAEGKAEVVLKLLILKFGPLSAEDVSLVEHSSVEQLDVLAERILTMSTLDEVFGR
- a CDS encoding chemotaxis response regulator protein-glutamate methylesterase; translation: MPVRVLVVDDSAFMRGAIARVLSSDDRFEVVGQASDGTSAVQMARDVTPDVITMDFNMPGMNGAEATRAILAERGVPIVMLSAHTRQGATATVEALAAGAVDFVEKPDGEVSANLSGIRDALIDKLLQASGANVRGGPAPSMPMSEPTSSRRKARAAARPIPAGQRLVVIASSTGGPAALVNVLPSLGLDAKASLIIVQHMSAGFTEALAAQLSERAAFPVKEARGGEELAPGSAFVAQGGAHLVVERGARLSLSTDPPVHGVRPAADVTLKSAAQVFGARAIGVVLTGMGRDGAMGLAAIKAAGGRTVAQDKDSSTVYGMPRAAVELGVVDEVVPLGRVGRVVSRLVTD